The window TTTCAAATCTTAATAAGACTAAAACAAAAGCAAAAAAAGCTAGGCAAATAATACACATAAATGTGCCGCCAGGCATTTTAAATAATGATTGCTCATGTCTCTCTGAGTGTTTAGTTCGATAAACTATATACGATAATAGAATCATCGACCAAATAAACATAAATAAAATTGCTGATATGGTTGTTACAATCGTGAATGCCGTCATGACATCAGGAACCATATAGATTAATACTACGCCACCAAGTAAACAAATGCATGAAAACATTAATCCATTAGCAGGAACGGCTCTACTTGATAGTCGACCAAACATAGATGGTGCATCGTGTTTTTTTGCTAAACCAAATAGCATTCTACTCGTCGAATAAATACCACTGTTGGCTGATGATGCCGCTGACGTTAAGACTACAAAATTAATTAGGCTAGCAGCTGCAGGTAAACCAATTAGTGTAAATAGTTCAACAAATGGACTTTTATTAGGTGAGATAAAGATCCATGGCGTAACACTCATAATGATTATTAACGAAAAAACATAAAAGAAAATGATACGCACAGGAACGGAATTAATTGCCCTTGGTAAATTTTTAGTTGGATCTTTAGTTTCAGCCGCTGTTGTACCGACTAACTCAATTCCGACAAAAGCAAAAATAGCAATTTGGAAGCCAGCAAAAAAGCCCATCAATCCTTTAGGAAACATGCCACCATATTGCCATAAATTACTCAGTGCAGCAGATGTGTTTGTCTGTTCTGAGTGATAGGATGTTGCGATTAGTACAATACCAATAACAATCAGTGCTAAAATCGCGACAATTTTGATCATTGAAAACCAGAATTCGGTCTCTCCAAACATTTTAACTGTTAATAAGTTGAGCGATAATAGAACAACAATACAAATGAGCATTGGGATCCAGGCTTGCAGAGTAGGCCACCAATGTTGGGCATATCCGGCAATGGCTACAACATCAGCAATCCCTGTCACAACCCAGCAGAACCAATAAGTCCAACCTGTAAAAAATCCTGCCCAAGGCCCGAGTAAATCGGCAGCAAAATCACTAAATGATTTATAATTGAGATTGGATAGTAAAATTTCGCCCATTGCTCGCATGACGAAGAATAGAACAAAACCAATTATCATATAGACAAAAATAATAGAGGGGCCAGCAAGACTAATTGTTTTACCTGAACCCATAAATAAGCCAGTACCTATTGCACCGCTAATAGCTATTAACTGAATATGTCTATTAGATAAATTACGTTTCAGTTTATTTTCTTGTGAAGACTCAGTATTATTAACTGAATTCATGGTATCTTGATCCCTTGAATAATTTTAAATGATAAACAGCTCCATGATATTAAAGACTCTATATAGTGATATCAATATTTTTATTGGGAATCATCATTAAATATTTTTATGATATAAAAATAATTATAGTAACGTGCTTATAATGAACTGTTTTGAGTCTTTTTGCACCAATTTAGCGAGAATAATAAATGATTAAAAAGTTCAACAATAAACGGATTATTGGCTGTTTGGGATGGGTATTAGCGATAACAATGTTAACAAGTTGTAAAAATTATCCAACAGAACAAGGTCAACAATATTTAAATGGTCAGTTACCAACTGTTTTAAATTTATCTCAGCCAACTTTAGGTACTCCGATTAATATTGATGATTATTTGCAGCAAGTAAAAATGATCGAACAGGTGTCCCCATCGCTATATAAGAAAAATATAGCTACATATCAAGCTATTAATCAATGGATAGCATCTCATTTTACAACTAACGAATTTAATAAGGTCGGTTTAAGTAGTTATCAGCTCGCAGGGCAAGATAATTGGGGAAATGTCCATCTTACTGGGTACTATACGCCAGTACTTCAAGCCAGACATCAAGCCGATGAGCAATTTCGTTATCCTCTTTATGCTAAACCTGAACATTGGCGAGGAAAACTACCTACAAGACAGGATATTTATAACGGAGCGTTGAGCAATCAGCAACTAGAGATTGCTTATACTCGCTCGTTAATGGATAACTTCATTATGGAGGTTCAAGGCAGTGGTTATATTGATTTTGAAAATGGTGAACCGTTAGTATTTTTAGGTTATAGCGGTAAAAATGGTCATCCTTACCAAAGTATTGGTCGATTACTTATTGAAAAAGGTGAAATAGATCGCGATAAAATCTCAATGCAAGCAATTAAAGCTTGGGCAGATAAGCAAGATGAAGCGACGATCATTAACTTATTACAACAAAATGCCTCTGCTGTTTTTTTTAAACCACAATATAACGCTAAGGTAGTCGGATCAACTGGAATTCCATTAATTGCTAAAGCCTCTGTTGCTTCTGATCAATCTATTATTCCTGCTGGTTCAGTCATGTTGGTTGATGTTCCTTTGTTGGATGAAAACGGTATTTACGATGGACAACGAGAGCTACGATTGATGATCGCGCTAGATATTGGTGGTGCAATCAAAGGGCAACACCTTGATATTTACCAAGGAATTGGTGATGAAGCCGGGCATCAAGCTGGTTACTATAACCATTATGGTCGAGTGTGGTTAATTACACCACCCCCTAATAGTTATTTATCTTCACCATTGAAGTAATTAAATATTTTTTAATTTTAGCTATTTAATAAATTGTAATAAGTAGTAAGCTGACTATTGCGTAACTGATAATAATAGGATTAAATGGTTATTACTATTTATTCATGAGCTAAAAGGGTTATCAGGGGATAGGATATGACTACAAAGAAACGAGTTGCAGATATTTTGATTGATGTTTTATCAGAAGCTGGTGCTAAACACTGCTATGGTGTTGTTGGTGATACATTAAATTATGTTACCGAAGCTATTCATAATAGTGATATGGAATGGATCCATGTACGGCATGAGGAAGCGGGAGCATTCGCGGCTGGCGCAGAAGCCTTCGTGTCAGATCGTTTAACGGTCTGTGCTGGATCTTGTGGTCCTGGTAGTTTACATTTTATTAATGGTATTTATGAAGCACAGCGCAATGGTGCTCCCGTAGTATTAATTGCGAGTCAATTAGCGACGGATACCTTAGGTTCTGATTTCCCGCAAGAAGTCGATTTTGTCAGTGTTTATAAAAGTTGTTCAGTCTTTTGCCAACAATTAATTAATCCGAAAAATGCTCG is drawn from Orbaceae bacterium BiB and contains these coding sequences:
- the cycA gene encoding D-serine/D-alanine/glycine transporter is translated as MNSVNNTESSQENKLKRNLSNRHIQLIAISGAIGTGLFMGSGKTISLAGPSIIFVYMIIGFVLFFVMRAMGEILLSNLNYKSFSDFAADLLGPWAGFFTGWTYWFCWVVTGIADVVAIAGYAQHWWPTLQAWIPMLICIVVLLSLNLLTVKMFGETEFWFSMIKIVAILALIVIGIVLIATSYHSEQTNTSAALSNLWQYGGMFPKGLMGFFAGFQIAIFAFVGIELVGTTAAETKDPTKNLPRAINSVPVRIIFFYVFSLIIIMSVTPWIFISPNKSPFVELFTLIGLPAAASLINFVVLTSAASSANSGIYSTSRMLFGLAKKHDAPSMFGRLSSRAVPANGLMFSCICLLGGVVLIYMVPDVMTAFTIVTTISAILFMFIWSMILLSYIVYRTKHSERHEQSLFKMPGGTFMCIICLAFFAFVLVLLRFETDTLNALIATPIWFYILVVGYIARKLPLTYRIIFIILAIVALIYVFPKLPFQFG
- the mltA gene encoding murein transglycosylase A — encoded protein: MIKKFNNKRIIGCLGWVLAITMLTSCKNYPTEQGQQYLNGQLPTVLNLSQPTLGTPINIDDYLQQVKMIEQVSPSLYKKNIATYQAINQWIASHFTTNEFNKVGLSSYQLAGQDNWGNVHLTGYYTPVLQARHQADEQFRYPLYAKPEHWRGKLPTRQDIYNGALSNQQLEIAYTRSLMDNFIMEVQGSGYIDFENGEPLVFLGYSGKNGHPYQSIGRLLIEKGEIDRDKISMQAIKAWADKQDEATIINLLQQNASAVFFKPQYNAKVVGSTGIPLIAKASVASDQSIIPAGSVMLVDVPLLDENGIYDGQRELRLMIALDIGGAIKGQHLDIYQGIGDEAGHQAGYYNHYGRVWLITPPPNSYLSSPLK